The endosymbiont of Bathymodiolus septemdierum str. Myojin knoll sequence ACACAAGCCTAAACTAATAACGGTTTTACCAGAGGACTTATGAGCGGCGGAAATATAGATAGACATCATCTATCCCAATTATGAAATCGGCTTATTTTTTATAATGAGGATCTGCAACATCGTCTGCCAAACTTTCGGGCAAGAATGGCAAGAACTTCACTAACAAGGTAACAGCAATGATTGCCACTGCAATGCCGCCAACACCTAGCATCACCTCAGGCAATGATGGCGTATAAGTAGCAATACCGCCATAACCTTCTAAGATTTCTTTACCTGGGAACATCTCCATTGGGTAAGCTTGTCCGCCAACAATAATAATATAGAGTTGTATAATGCCACCAACCAATACCAATACCGATGCCAATCCTAAAGTCATGCGATTGCCTTTAAATGCTGGAAAGTAAATCAACGCCATTGGCACTAAACCACCGATAACGATTTGACCAATCCAGAATAATGGCGTGTAAATATACTCACCAAATAAAATAAAATTTTCAACACCTGCATTCTCGGCAAGATACAAACTACCTAAATGCTTAATGGCAACAAAATACATTACAGCCGCTACAAACACACCCAATAGATTGCCTAAGCGATTAACAATCATGTCGCCTAATGGACGCTCAGTCCACTTATAACTTGCCATTAAAATTAAGATGAAGATCGCCAAGCCAAAAGCAAATGACATAATAATAAACATTGGCGCCATAATTACCGCGTCATACGCTTGACGCGCCACTAAAAAACCGAAAATAGAACCAGTACCTGTGGTTAAGATCAAACGCCAAGAGAACGCTGCCAAACCCGCTTTAGAGGTAAACTTATTCATACGACGCTCGAACATCATCCATAAATAAACAGCAACAATAACGAAGAAACCATTATATAAAATAATATTCCAGGCAAAAATTGAGTTGAAATTATATTCGGTCATTGCCACGATTAAACGGTCAGGACGACCTAAATCAAGCACCAATACCATTAAACCGCCTGCCAATAATGCTAGTGACACCAAGCCCGATAAACGCGCTAAAGGCTTATATATTTTTTTACCAAATACCGAGGCAATAGAGGCAACATTTAATGCACCCGAAGCTGCAACAATTAGAAACAAAGCAAATACATGAGGTATACCCCATACAACTCGATTACTCATACCTGTCACATAGTGACCATGGTGCTCCATAAACAACACACTACCAAGTGACGCTAAAATCAACACACCTAAGCCTGCAATTAATGCATAAAAACCTAAACTTCTTCCTTGAATTTGTTGGTAACGAATGTTCATAAAATTCCTAAATTATTAAATACCGCTATAACGCACACCAGTATTCAGATTTAAATCCGCTCTGATTTGCGTGCTTTGAACTTTTTTAAGCGTTTGATTGATTTTACTGCTTGCATCATACAAATCACCAAAAATCACTGCATCACTATCCACCGCTTCCGCACAGGCTGGCATCTCACCATTATCAACACGATGCACGCACATTGTGCAAGCTTCAACCGTACCTTTGCCACGGGGCATATGTTCTTTTTGGTCTGTTAAGTCTTCATGCACAAATGAACGAGATCCGTACGGACAAGCCATCATACAATAGCGACAACCAATACATAAATGTTTATCAACTAAGACTATGCCATCTTCTCGTTTCATTGAGGCGTTGGTTGGGCAAACATCCACGCAAGGTGGCTCTTCACAATGTTGGCACATCATTGGTAGTGCATCAATTTTACCTATCGCCTTGTCTTTTACTTTAACTTTTTTAATCCA is a genomic window containing:
- the dsrO gene encoding sulfate reduction electron transfer complex DsrMKJOP subunit DsrO, yielding MSTTLNRRDFIKNTSVATTGVATLASGISLTTFAAVNENPVTNEKRWGMLIDINKLTESNIDDMVNACQEENGWGAEKHSTGDQKPDWIKKVKVKDKAIGKIDALPMMCQHCEEPPCVDVCPTNASMKREDGIVLVDKHLCIGCRYCMMACPYGSRSFVHEDLTDQKEHMPRGKGTVEACTMCVHRVDNGEMPACAEAVDSDAVIFGDLYDASSKINQTLKKVQSTQIRADLNLNTGVRYSGI
- the nrfD gene encoding NrfD/PsrC family molybdoenzyme membrane anchor subunit codes for the protein MNIRYQQIQGRSLGFYALIAGLGVLILASLGSVLFMEHHGHYVTGMSNRVVWGIPHVFALFLIVAASGALNVASIASVFGKKIYKPLARLSGLVSLALLAGGLMVLVLDLGRPDRLIVAMTEYNFNSIFAWNIILYNGFFVIVAVYLWMMFERRMNKFTSKAGLAAFSWRLILTTGTGSIFGFLVARQAYDAVIMAPMFIIMSFAFGLAIFILILMASYKWTERPLGDMIVNRLGNLLGVFVAAVMYFVAIKHLGSLYLAENAGVENFILFGEYIYTPLFWIGQIVIGGLVPMALIYFPAFKGNRMTLGLASVLVLVGGIIQLYIIIVGGQAYPMEMFPGKEILEGYGGIATYTPSLPEVMLGVGGIAVAIIAVTLLVKFLPFLPESLADDVADPHYKK